In Carassius carassius chromosome 19, fCarCar2.1, whole genome shotgun sequence, a single genomic region encodes these proteins:
- the LOC132095321 gene encoding 60 kDa heat shock protein, mitochondrial, with protein sequence MLRLPSVMKQMRPVCRALAPHLTRAYAKDVKFGADARALMLQGVDLLADAVAVTMGPKGRTVIIEQSWGSPKVTKDGVTVAKSIDLKDRYKNIGAKLVQDVANNTNEEAGDGTTTATVLARAVAKEGFDTISKGANPVEIRRGVMLAVEEVISELKKLSKPVTTPEEIAQVATISANGDIEVGNIISNAMKKVGRKGVITVKDGKTLHDELEIIEGMKFDRGYISPYFINTAKGQKCEFQDAYLLLSEKKISSVQSIVPALELANQHRKPLVIIAEDVDGEALSTLVLNRLKVGLQVVAVKAPGFGDNRKNQLQDMAISTGGTVFGDEAVGLAIEDIQAHDFGRVGEVIVTKDDTMLLKGRGDPAAIEKRANEIAEQLESTNSDYEKEKLNERLAKLSDGVAVIKVGGTSDVEVNEKKDRVTDALNATRAAVEEGIVLGGGCALLRCIPALDNIKPANDDQKIGIDIIRRALRIPAMTIAKNAGVEGSLVVEKILQSAPEIGYDAMNGEYVNMVERGIIDPTKVVRTALLDAAGVASLLSTAEAVVTEIPKEEKEMPAGGMGGMGGMGGMGGMGF encoded by the exons ATGCTGCGTTTACCCAGTGTGATGAAACAGATGAGGCCAGTGTGCAGGGCGCTGGCCCCACACCTGACCCGTGCATATGCCAAGGATGTCAAGTTTGGAGCAGATGCCCGCGCCCTCATGCTCCAGGGTGTTGACCTGCTGGCTGATGCTGTGGCTGTCACCATGGGACCAAAG GGTCGAACCGTTATCATTGAGCAGAGCTGGGGCAGCCCTAAAGTCACCAAAGATGGTGTCACAGTTGCCAAAAGTATCGATTTGAAGGATAGGTATAAGAACATCGGGGCCAAGCTGGTACAGGACGTGGCCAACAACACAAATGAGGAAGCTGGAGATGGCACCACAACCGCCACAGTTCTGGCCCGTGCCGTTGCCAAGGAGGGATTTGACACAATCAGCAAAGGTGCCAACCCTGTGGAGATCCGTAGAGGAGTCATGCTGGCGGTGGAAGAAGTCATCAGTGAACTCAAGAAACTCTCCAAGCCGGTCACGACACCAGAAGAGATTGCTCAA GTGGCCACTATTTCTGCCAATGGAGACATTGAAGTTGGTAACATCATCTCCAATGCTATGAAGAAAGTGGGCCGGAAGGGTGTGATTACAGTGAAG GATGGTAAAACCCTACATGATGAGCTTGAGATCATTGAGGGCATGAAGTTCGACCGTGGCTACATTTCTCCTTACTTCATCAACACGGCTAAAG GCCAGAAGTGTGAGTTCCAGGATGCTTACCTGCTTCTGAGCGAGAAGAAGATCTCCAGCGTACAGAGCATCGTGCCAGCACTGGAACTTGCCAACCAGCATCGCAAGCCTTTGGTCATCATTGCTGAAGATGTGGATGGAGAGGCACTCAGCACTCTGGTCCTTAACAG GTTAAAGGTTGGACTTCAGGTCGTTGCAGTCAAGGCTCCGGGATTCGGAGACAACAGGAAAAACCAGCTGCAGGATATGGCCATTTCCACTGGAGGCACG GTGTTTGGTGATGAGGCTGTGGGTCTGGCCATTGAGGACATCCAGGCACATGACTTCGGCAGGGTCGGCGAGGTCATTGTGACAAAGGATGACACGATGCTCCTCAAAGGCCGTGGTGATCCAGCAGCCATTGAGAAGCGTGCGAATGAGATCGCTGAACAGCTGGAGAGCACCAACAGTGACTACGAGAAGGAGAAACTCAACGAGCGTCTGGCCAAGCTCTCTGATGGAGTGGCTGTGATTAAG GTTGGAGGAACAAGTGACGTTGAAGTGAATGAGAAGAAAGACCGTGTCACTGATGCGCTGAACGCCACTCGAGCTGCTGTGGAGGAGGGAATAGTTCTTGGAGGAGGATGTGCCCTGCTGCGCTGCATCCCAGCCCTGGACAATATCAAGCCAGCCAATGATGATCAAAAGATTG gTATCGACATAATTCGCAGAGCGCTTCGTATTCCTGCAATGACTATTGCCAAGAATGCCGGAGTTGAGGGCTCTCTGGTGGTGGAGAAGATCTTGCAGAGCGCTCCAGAGATTGGATATGACGCCATGAATGGAGAATATGTCAACATGGTCGAAAGAGGGATTATTGACCCCACAAAG GTCGTGAGGACTGCACTGCTAGATGCTGCAGGCGTTGCATCTCTGCTGTCTACTGCTGAAGCCGTTGTCACCGAAATACCAAAGGAGGAGAAGGAGATGCCGGCTGGAGGAATGGGAGGAATGGGAGGCATG
- the LOC132095323 gene encoding 10 kDa heat shock protein, mitochondrial isoform X2: protein MQAFRKFLPMFDRVLVERLAAETVTKGGIMIPEKSQAKVLQAAVVAVGPGSTNKDGKVTPVCVKVGDKVLLPEYGGTKVVLDDKDYFLFRDGDILGKYVE from the exons ATG CAGGCTTTCCGGAAATTCCTTCCCATGTTCGACCGTGTGTTGGtggagcggctagctgcagagaCTGTGACAAAAGGAGGCATCATGATTCCAGAAAAGTCTCAAGCCAAAGTGCTGCAGGCCGCAGTGGTGGCAGTGGGTCCAGGATCCACCAACAAG GATGGGAAAGTAACACCTGTCTGTGTCAAAGTTGGGGATAAAGTTCTGCTGCCGGAGTACGGAGGAACAAAAGTTGTTCTTGATGATAAG GACTATTTCCTGTTCCGGGATGGAGATATTCTTGGCAAATATGTAGAATGA